In the genome of Methylococcus sp. EFPC2, the window GTAAGTCGCTGCTGGAAGCGACGGTGCATCTGCCGCTGGTGTTGCCGCCCACGGTGACCGGCTACGTGCTGTTGCTGGCCTTCGGGCGCAACGGCTGGCTGGGCGGCTGGCTGCACGACGCGCTGGGCATCACCTTCGCATTCACCTGGAAAGGTGCGGCCATCGCCGCGGCGGTGATGAGCTTTCCCCTGCTGGTGCAGGCGGTGAAGCTGGCCATGAGCCTGGTCGAACCGCGTCTGGAGCAGGCGGCCGCCACTTTGGGCGCCGGCCCTGCGCGGGTCTTCATGACCGTCACCCTGCCGCTCGCGTTTCCCGGCATACTCACCGGCACCATCCTGAGCTATGCCCGCAGCGTCGGCGAATTCGGCGCGACCATCACCTTCGTCGGCAACATCGCGGGCGAAACCCGCACCCTGCCGCTGGCGTTCTTCACCTACACCCAGTCGGTGGACGGCGAGGAACCGGCCATGCGCCTGGTGTTCATCTCCGTCGCGCTGGCCTTCACCGCCCTGCTAGGCAGCGAATTTCTCGCCCGCCGAGCCGAACGCCGGCTGCGCGGAGCCTAGGAGGCCGGATGCTGACTTGCGACGTGGCGTTGCGGCGCGACCGCTTCGCGCTGGAGGCGCGGATCGAATGCGACGAGGGGGTCACCGGTCTGCTGGGCCGCTCGGGGTCGGGCAAGAGTACCCTGCTGGGCATCATCGCCGGGCTGATACGTCCGCAGGAGGGGAAAGTCGTGCTCGACGGCGATGTGTTGTTCGACGGGGCGAGGGGCGTTTTCATCCCGGCTCATCGGCGGCGGGTGGGGTTGGTGTTTCAGGACAGCCAGTTGTTCCCCCAGTATTCGGTCCGCGGGAATTTGCTGTACGGCCATGCTCGTCTGAGGCAAGACGAAATCCGCTTCCGCTTCGACGACATCGTCGACATGCTGGCCATAGGCCATCTGCTCGATGCCCATCCCCGGCAAATTTCCGGCGGCGAGAAGCAGCGGGTGGCCTTGGGACGTTCGCTCCTGGCATCGCCCAGGCTGTTGCTGCTGGACGAACCGCTGGCGTCACTGGACGGCCAGCTCAAGGAGCAAATACTGCCCTTCCTCGAACGCATCAAGCGGGAGCTGGGCCTGCCCATGATTTACGTCTCCCATTCGTTGCCCGAGGTCTTGTATCTGACCGACCGCCTGGCATTCATGGCCGAAGGCCGGATCACCGCCAGCGGAAATTTGCGCGAACTGCTCGCGACCGCTCCGGGCAATCGACTGGCAGGCTTGGGCGGCGACAACGTCCTCGCGGTCGCCATCGAGGCACACGATGCGGAAGGCGGCTGCACCGTCGGCGTGTTCGCGGGACATCATTTGCTGCTGCCTCTGCGGCCGGCCCTCGGGGTCGGCGCAACCGCCTACGTCTCGGTGCACCGCGGCGAGGTCACCCTGGCCAGTCGGAAGGTGGAGGGGGTTTCGATCCAAAACCAGCTCGCGGGACGTGTGGTCGGCATCGAAAACCGGGGCGG includes:
- the modB gene encoding molybdate ABC transporter permease subunit, which encodes MMLTEEEISALLLSLKVSLWAVAGMLPPGILLGWLLARRRFPGKSLLEATVHLPLVLPPTVTGYVLLLAFGRNGWLGGWLHDALGITFAFTWKGAAIAAAVMSFPLLVQAVKLAMSLVEPRLEQAAATLGAGPARVFMTVTLPLAFPGILTGTILSYARSVGEFGATITFVGNIAGETRTLPLAFFTYTQSVDGEEPAMRLVFISVALAFTALLGSEFLARRAERRLRGA
- the modC gene encoding molybdenum ABC transporter ATP-binding protein, producing the protein MLTCDVALRRDRFALEARIECDEGVTGLLGRSGSGKSTLLGIIAGLIRPQEGKVVLDGDVLFDGARGVFIPAHRRRVGLVFQDSQLFPQYSVRGNLLYGHARLRQDEIRFRFDDIVDMLAIGHLLDAHPRQISGGEKQRVALGRSLLASPRLLLLDEPLASLDGQLKEQILPFLERIKRELGLPMIYVSHSLPEVLYLTDRLAFMAEGRITASGNLRELLATAPGNRLAGLGGDNVLAVAIEAHDAEGGCTVGVFAGHHLLLPLRPALGVGATAYVSVHRGEVTLASRKVEGVSIQNQLAGRVVGIENRGGAVHVQIDAGTPLWAEITPRAWQELNLHEGDWAYCLIKTRSIAYLTDRESAGSSFSPAALPVGET